Proteins from one Ricinus communis isolate WT05 ecotype wild-type chromosome 9, ASM1957865v1, whole genome shotgun sequence genomic window:
- the LOC8262608 gene encoding 1-Cys peroxiredoxin has product MPGLTLGDTIPNLEVETTHGIIKLHDYIDTWTILFSHPGDFTPVCTTELGKMAAYAQEFANKGVKLLGLSCDDVLSHVEWIKDIEAYTPGSKVTYPIIADPSRQLIHQLNMVDADEKDDSGKNVPSRALHIVGPDKKIKLSFLYPASTGRNMDEVMRVVESLQRAAKHKIATPADWKPGDPVVISPSVSTDEAKKMFPQGYKTVDLPSEKGYLRFTNVD; this is encoded by the exons ATGCCAGGCCTTACCCTGGGGGACACTATCCCCAATCTTGAAGTTGAAACCACTCATGGAATCATCAAGCTCCATGATTACATAGATACCTGGACCATTCTTTTTTCACACCCGG GTGATTTCACGCCAGTTTGTACCACTGAACTTGGCAAGATGGCTGCTTACGCTCAAGAGTTTGCTAATAAAGGAGTGAAGTTATTGGGTTTGTCCTGCGATGATGTTCTTTCTCATGTTGAGTGGATCAAGGATATTGAAGCATACACT CCTGGAAGCAAAGTGACGTATCCAATTATCGCGGATCCTAGCCGTCAACTCATTCACCAACTTAACATGGTAGATGCAGATGAGAAAGACGACTCAGGAAAAAATGTTCCATCCCGAGCTCTGCATATTGTAGGTCCCGACAAGAAG ATCAAGCTGAGCTTTCTTTATCCAGCAAGTACCGGCAGGAACATGGATGAGGTGATGAGGGTCGTGGAGTCCTTGCAGAGGGCAGCAAAGCATAAGATTGCAACCCCTGCCGACTGGAAACCAGGAGATCCGGTGGTCATATCTCCTAGTGTGTCAACTGATGAGGCCAAAAAGATGTTTCCTCAGGGCTACAAAACTGTTGACCTCCCTTCGGAGAAGGGATACTTGCGCTTCACCAATGTCGACTAA
- the LOC8261324 gene encoding kinesin-like protein KIN-12C: MSSSSRNPNPQNEANENQFENSQNSAHLPPTRAPLNTIPDPSQYRRDIYDSDFDSKDKLETAPAGRLIGTYGTPRVSTRQGKQLSARSGSRASLGGYSRSATHFTKGKDASSTHRLSRGLAVDFSAETPHFDLDKDPSFWADHNVQVLIRIRPLSNMEAVSQGYGRCLKQESSQTLLWLGHPETRFTFDHIASETISQEKLFRVIGLPMVENCMSGYNSCMFAYGQTGSGKTYTMMGEINQIEDKLSEDCGITARIFEYLFSRIKMEEESRRNEKLRFSCKCSFLEIYNEQITDLLEPSSTNLQLREDSRKGVYVENLTEYNVKTVNDVTKLLSQGAANRKMAATNMNSESSRSHSVFTCIIESWWEKDSMTHFRFARLNLVDLAGSERQKSSGAEGGRLKEAANINKSLSTLGLVIMSLVDLAHGKHRHVPYRDSRLTFLLQDSLGGNSKTTIIANISPSMCSAHETLSTLKFAQRAKLIQNNAKVNEDASGDVGTLQRQIQLLKDQLSFLRKHHNLSMPVSSCVTNFEESSLACNPQIINSAKEERVADNHNLANIAYEKMKSMEAALVGALRREKMAQKERKKLEAEIEHVNQFVCQREEELQRTKMMLRLREAKIKHLESLVDGSLPADNFLMDENKALKEEIMLLQARIDKNPELTRFALENLRLLEQLHVFQNYYEQGERETLVAETSELREQLLDMLERKLEFSSRYENQDDAILEELVECRKMNSKLMREVEDLKAELKKYSSCTQAAFDTVRDSFSEDAKEIRHSDKNSLVDTVYTESDSGDELASDSQAFQGKLEKLTKDLEQARLLNCKYQEDQASQLSHQHQVELIREQVETETTRTILHLHEEVTSLQSELNGKLCCMTHENMKLRNSIEAKEEEIQMLCGEWERATFELTSFLIEGSKSLEDASGQIENMVFSFPRVNVFIREHVERAARACIDKEETILRLEKSVEDAQKMVMEMELKLNSLKEATIALNEFPQSDSDQSIEETINLRMLLKEKINMIKLLERQLKCKEDCILEAEKRADAAFLVVKWLSGCDKVSPSNNFGRGTLTMEDIKLQVGLESLIIESENAINETCMGVQVHIAAMQRDIFEASTTYMNCIHNLVNEIQEMKSKCMELKEHRISSQSSTFKLQALESLRFQHFESEHILHSLRDELAKVNDRLKIIEDSISRKVRAYRYPLTEEYLAEADNRSPDNSLSSYSTLDSDFSNEIVSPDKLSGLSHTCCSEFSGEITEQMVNLKFQMGSSVEPGSEDLKELLKKSHGDEALKFCLRMELNLAFDAFNKLYAHLTTILDENNIVDISHPGGMKKCFGLMMEIAEASDPNNGKVASNDKVNHASTFFCKFEEARATMKEADHMLNALLKENENAKGLNYKWKQASEQLMVEKSHLIEENEQLKALINLKEEENKLQLDENFHGLLEVAKSISTIEGCFLQMEREVDDNYKVLYSDLLCMGKEMLQFICNSRSLLEDIFSEIMEKEFAHSVVYQCVVGEINHKIPRFGVQSEIPSFGQQECHINISQNVCTSSQDDIIITNKKVAEAEELISDLEEGGLGLSYEDMMYEKLSLKKELERKEILLNGLLFDFSLLQEAASERKDIKDETEKLILAMSEVRHELEMKTSQFDNLLVRYGKVEGHLADTENALSISNSDLAHAKERIDTLSDQNAELRMLLKDLYLKKSEAEEQLEEQKEIIRVLEKEIIHLTSSVEQKICSSVEDMKEELRNATNERDQLQEEICSLNDQLEMAYALADEKEAIAVESRQESEASKIYAEQKEEEVKILENSVEELESTINVLEKKVYEMDEEVERHRMIRESLELELQDLRQRLLTVENFTDIVDSGNTISVQIEDPISRHLNTKSLELHEAHNQIRLLKRDIAEKDEEIKQCKEYISELVLHSEAQASQYQEKYKNLEAMVHEVRTNSVSSASAAATLDKSEKSSVRTRGSSSPFRCISNLVQQMNLEKDHELSVAKLRVEELEAMLASRQKEVCVLHARLAAAESMTHDVIRDLLGVQLDMNNYANIIDQLQVQKLVEAAHQHTEEFNAKEQEILNLRRQINDLMEEKESCISETNAKVADLLAAEMRLEQLQDRDQLLSAQNEMLKMDKTNLLKRVAELDEMVKTLLGTQSTRQQIQRTKTKEKGTLTMENGNLTKRLAHSEKLLSLVNNELAQYRKSGGNYPHFDYGHSSSSRR; this comes from the exons ATGTCGTCCAGTTCTCGAAATCCAAATCCACAAAATGAAGCAAATgagaatcaatttgagaactcgCAGAATTCAGCTCATTTGCCACCAACGAGAGCACCTCTAAACACAATTCCAGATCCATCTCAGTACCGCAGAGATATTTATGATTCCGATTTCGATTCTAAAGATAAACTCGAGACAGCTCCAGCTGGTAGGTTAATTGGAACTTATGGAACACCTAGGGTCTCAACGCGTCAAGGGAAACAGCTTTCAGCGAGGAGTGGGTCAAGAGCTTCTCTAGGTGGTTATTCTAGAAGTGCTACACATTTTACTAAGGGAAAAGATGCGAGCTCTACTCACAGGCTTTCAAGAGGGCTTGCTGTTGATTTTTCAGCTGAAACTCCGCATTTTGACCTTGATAAAGATCCCTCATTTTGGGCGGATCATAATGTACAG GTTTTGATTAGAATTCGTCCACTCAGTAACATGGAGGCTGTTTCACAAGGTTATGGTCGCTGTTTGAAACAAGAAAGCTCACAGACCTTACTGTGGCTTGGTCATCCCGAGACTAGATTCACCTTTGATCACATAGCTTCCGAGACCATATCACAG gAGAAGTTATTCAGGGTTATTGGACTACCTATGGTGGAAAATTGCATGTCTGGGTACAATAGCTGTATGTTTGCTTATGGTCAG ACAGGTAGTGGCAAAACCTATACCATGATGGGTGAAATTAATCAGATAGAAGACAAACTCAGCGAAGATTGTGGGATTACCGCTCgtatatttgaatatttattttcaaggATAAAAATG GAAGAAGAAAGTAGGAGAAATGAGAAACTGAGGTTCAGTTGCAAATGTTCTTTTCTGGAGATATACAATGAGCAGATAACAGATCTGCTGGAGCCTTCATCGACCAATTTGCAA CTTAGAGAAGATTCAAGGAAAGGTGTATATGTTGAAAACCTTACAGAATATAACGTGAAGACTGTTAATGATGTCACCAAGCTTCTGTCACAG GGTGCTGCGAACAGGAAAATGGCAGCAACCAACATGAACAGTGAGAGCAGCCGTTCGCACAGCGTGTTCACTTGTATCATTGAAAGCTGGTGGGAGAAAGATTCCATGACCCACTTTAGGTTTGCAAGGTTAAATTTAGTAGACTTGGCTGGTTCTGAAAG GCAGAAAAGCTCTGGTGCCGAAGGAGGTCGTCTAAAAGAAGCagcaaatattaacaaatCTTTATCAACTCTAGG ATTGGTGATAATGTCTTTGGTTGATTTAGCACATGGAAAACATAGGCATGTTCCCTACAGAGATTCTCGGCTTACATTTCTACTTCAG GATTCTCTGGGTGGCAACTCAAAAACGACAATTATAGCAAATATCAGCCCATCTATGTG CTCTGCTCATGAAACGCTAAGCACTTTGAAATTTGCCCAACGTGCCAAACTCATCCAAAATAAT GCTAAAGTGAACGAAGATGCTTCAGGTGATGTCGGTACTCTTCAGCGACAAATTCAACTGTTGAAG GACCAACTGTCCTTTCTTAGAAAGCATCATAACCTCTCGATGCCTGTATCTAGTTGTGTGACAAATTTTGAAGAATCCAGTTTGGCTTGTAATCcccaaataattaattcagcaaaagaagaaagagtagCTGACAACCACAATTTAGCTAATATTGCATATGAGAAG ATGAAATCCATGGAAGCTGCTTTAGTTGGTGCACTTAGGAGAGAAAAGATGGCACAAAAGGAACGCAAGAAGTTAGAGGCAGAAATTGAGCATGTAAACCAATTT GTTTGCCAAAGGGAGGAAGAGCTGCAGCGAACCAAAATGATGCTAAGACTTCGAGAGGCAAAAATCAAGCATCTGGAGTCTTTAGTGGATGGTTCATTGCCTGCTGATAATTTTCTCATGGACGAAAACAAAGCTTTAAAGGAAGAGATTATGTTACTTCAAGCAAGAATTGACAAAAATCCTGAATTGACCCGTTTTGCTTTGGAGAATTTAAGACTTCTTGAGCAGCTTCATGT GTTCCAGAATTATTATGAGCAAGGAGAACGAGAGACATTAGTGGCTGAAACCTCAGAATTACGTGAGCAG CTCTTGGACATGCTTGAAAGAAAGCTTGAGTTCTCCTCCAGATATGAGAATCAg GATGATGCTATTCTAGAAGAGTTGGTGGAATGCAGAAAGATGAATTCCAAACTGATGag AGAAGTTGAAGACCTAAAAGCAGAACTGAAAAAGTACTCGAGCTGTACTCAAGCTGCTTTTGATACT GTAAGAGATTCTTTTTCAGAGGATGCCAAGGAAATTAGACATTCAGATAAAAACTCATTG GTCGACACTGTATACACTGAAAGCGACTCTGGAGATGAGCTGGCATCTGACAGCCAGGCATTTCAAGGCAAGCTGGAAAAACTGACTAAAGACCTTGAGCAGGCTAGGTTACTTAACTGCAAATATCAAGAGGATCAGGCATCACAGTTATCTCACCAGCATCAAGTCGAACTAATCCGTGAACAGGTTGAGACAGAGACCACAAGAACAATTCTTCATTTACATGAGGAGGTTACTAGTCTTCAATCAGAGCTTAATGGGAAATTATGTTGCATGACCCACGAAAACATGAAACTAAGAAACAGCATAGAAGCTAAAGAGGAAGAAATACAGATGCTTTGTGGGGAGTGGGAAAGGGCAACATTTGAGCTAACAAGTTTCCTTATAGAAGGTTCAAAATCCCTTGAAGATGCCTCAGGTCAGATTGAAAATATGGTTTTTTCATTTCCTCGAGTAAATGTTTTTATTAGAGAACATGTTGAGAGGGCTGCCAGAGCTTGCATTGACAAGGAAGAAACAATTTTACGGCTAGAGAAAAGTGTGGAAGATGCTCAGAAGATGGTGATGGAGATGGAGCTGAAGTTAAATTCTTTGAAGGAAGCAACAATAGCTTTGAATGAATTTCCACAATCAGATAGTGATCAAAGCATAGAAGAGACAATCAACTTACGCATGCTGTTGAAGGAGAAGATCAACATGATTAAGCTGCTAGAGCGTCAACTTAAATGCAAAGAGGATTGCATTTTGGAAGCAGAAAAACGTGCTGATGCTGCATTCCTGGTTGTGAAATGGCTATCTGGTTGTGACAAGGTTTCTCCTAGTAACAACTTTGGAAGAGGTACCCTCACTATGGAAGATATCAAGCTTCAAGTTGGATTGGAAAGTTTAATTATCGAGTCTGAAAATGCTATCAATGAAACTTGTATGGGTGTACAGGTGCATATAGCAGCAATGCAAAGAGATATTTTTGAAGCTTCTACGACATACATGAACTGCATTCACAACTTGGTGAATGAAATCCAAGAGATGAAGAGTAAGTGTATGGAATTAAAAGAGCATCGTATCAGCTCTCAGTCTTCTACATTCAAATTGCAAGCATTAGAATCACTTAGATTTCAACATTTTGAGAGCGAGCATATTCTGCATTCGTTAAGAGATGAGCTCGCTAAGGTGAATGACAGGCTTAAAATCATAGAGGATTCTATTAGCAGAAAAGTAAGAGCATATCGCTATCCGTTAACGGAAGAATATTTAGCAGAAGCAGATAATCGGAGTCCTGATAATTCTCTGTCAAGCTATTCCACATTAGATTCtgatttttcaaatgaaattgTTTCTCCGGATAAGTTAAGTGGACTTTCACATACTTGCTGCTCTGAATTTTCTGGGGAGATAACTGAACAGATGGTTAACCTGAAATTTCAAATGGGCTCATCAGTTGAACCTGGATCAGAAGATTTGAAGGAGCTGTTGAAAAAGTCACATGGGGATGAAGCGTTGAAATTCTGCTTAAGAATGGAATTGAATTTGGCATTTGATGCTTTCAACAAACTCTATGCTCATTTAACCACAATTCTTGATGAGAATAATATTGTGGATATTTCCCATCCAGGAG GGATGAAGAAATGTTTTGGGTTGATGATGGAGATTGCTGAAGCCTCCGATCCTAATAATGGAAAG GTAGCTTCTAATGATAAGGTTAATCATGCGAGcactttcttttgcaaatttgAGGAAGCTCGTGCAACAATGAAGGAAGCTGATCATATGTTGAATGcattgctaaaagaaaatgaaaatgcaaaagGATTGAATTATAAGTGGAAGCAGGCTAGTGAGCAACTGATGGTGGAGAAATCACACTTGATTGAAGAAAATGAGCAACTTAAGgctttaataaatttgaaagaagaagagaacaaATTACAGCTGGACGAGAACTTTCACGGTCTACTAGAAGTAGCAAAGTCTATTTCTACTATTGAGGGATGTTTTCTGCAAATGGAAAGAGAAGTGGATGACAATTATAAGGTCCTATATTCAGATCTCTTATGCATGGGAAAAGAGATGCTTCAATTCATTTGCAACTCAAGATCATTGTTAGAAGATATATTCTCTGAGATAATGGAGAAGGAATTTGCTCACTCTGTCGTATATCAATGTGTTGTAGGAGAGATTAATCACAAAATTCCAAGGTTTGGTGTACAATCTGAAATCCCGTCATTTGGACAACAAGAATgccatataaatatttcacaGAACGTTTGCACTAGTAGTCaagatgatattattattactaataagAAGGTTGCAGAGGCAGAGGAACTGATCTCAGACTTGGAAGAGGGAGGGCTGGGTCTATCATATGAAGATATGATGTATGAGAAATTATCCCTGAAGAAAGAActagaaaggaaagaaattttattgaacGGTTTGctttttgattttagtttGCTTCAAGAAGCAGCCTCGGAAAGAAAGGATATAAAAGATGAAACTGAAAAGCTAATTTTAGCTATGAGTGAAGTTCGACATGAGCTAGAGATGAAAACAAGTCAGTTTGATAACCTGTTGGTTCGGTATGGAAAAGTTGAAGGCCATCTGGCGGATACAGAAAATGCTTTGTCTATATCAAATTCTGATCTTGCGCATGCTAAGGAAAGAATAGATACTTTGTCAGACCAAAATGCTGAGTTAAGAATGCTTCTAAAAGATCTCTATCTCAAAAAATCTGAAGCTGAAGAACAACTGGAAGAACAAAAGGAGATTATTAGAGTTCTGGAAAAGGAAATCATTCACTTAACTTCATCTGTTGAGCAAAAAATATGTTCTTCAGTTGAAGACATGAAAGAAGAATTGAGGAATGCCACTAATGAGAGAGATCAACTCCAGGAAGAAATTTGTTCTTTGAATGATCAGCTTGAGATGGCCTATGCATTAGCTGATGAAAAAGAAGCTATCGCTGTTGAATCTCGACAG GAATCGGAGGCAAGTAAGATTTATGCTGAACAAAAGGAAGAGGAGGTCAAGATCTTAGAAAATTCTGTTGAAGAGCTTGAGTCTACCATCAATGTGTTGGAGAAAAAG GTGTATGAAATGGATGAGGAGGTAGAAAGACATCGAATGATTAGAGAGTCATTAGAACTGGAACTCCAAGATTTAAGACAGAGATTGTTGACGGTTGAAAACTTCACTGACATTGTGGATTCTGGAAATACAATTTCTGTACAGATCGAAGATCCCATATCTAG GCatttaaatactaaatcaTTGGAACTCCACGAGGCACATAATCAGATAAGACTTCTCAAGAGGGACATTGCAGAAAAGGATGAAGAG ATCAAGCAGTGCAAAGAGTACATCTCCGAGCTCGTATTGCATTCTGAAGCCCAGGCATCACAGTACCAAGAGAAG TACAAGAATTTGGAAGCCATGGTACATGAGGTTAGGACAAATTCGGTGAGTTCAGCATCAGCAGCAGCAACATTGGATAAAAGTGAGAAAAGCTCCGTGAGGACAAGGGGCTCAAGCTCACCATTCCGATGCATTTCAAATTTGGTCCAGCAGATGAATTTAGAGAAGGATCATGAATTATCAGTGGCAAAGCTTCGTGTAGAAGAGCTAGAAGCAATGCTGGCTAGTCGGCAAAAGGAG GTATGCGTGCTACATGCAAGACTGGCTGCAGCAGAAAGCATGACACATGATGTCATTCGTGATTTACTCGGGGTCCAATTGGACATGAACAATTATGCA AACATAATTGACCAGCTCCAAGTTCAAAAATTAGTGGAGGCAGCTCATCAGCATACAGAAGAGTTCAATGCAAAG GAGCAAGAAATCCTTAACTTAAGGAGACAAATTAATGATCTCATGGAGGAAAAAGAGAG CTGCATATCAGAAACAAATGCGAAAGTAGCAGATCTACTTGCTGCTGAGATGAGACTGGAGCAACTTCAGGACCGGGATCAGTTGCTTTCTGCACAAAACGAAATGTTGAAG ATGGACAAAACCAACCTTCTGAAGAGAGTTGCAGAGCTGGATGAAATGGTGAAAACCCTTTTAGGAACACAAAGTACCCGACAGCAAATTCAACGAACAAAAACTAAG GAGAAGGGTACGCTGACGATGGAGAATGGCAATTTAACTAAGAGGCTAGCACACTCCGAAAAGCTTCTTTCCCTTGTTAATAATGAACTTGCGCAGTATCGCAAATCTGGTGGCAATTATCCACACTTCGACTATGGACACAGCTCCAGTTCTAGAAGATGA
- the LOC8261323 gene encoding uncharacterized protein LOC8261323 isoform X1, with protein MVFEIQLVKTMDPLMLLSPLTFFSLILTTLTLQSLPSLALTSCRTSCGRVDIRYPFGVDDGCGAPQFRGMFNCSNDLFFITPSGSYKVQQIDYEKKTIEVYDPAMSTCSILQPHHDFVMSDIQSSMIPPTPDTVFALLNCSIDSPVLNHYKNLCFNFSGHSCDELYGSCNAFRVFHLLTNSSPPCCFTGYDTVRYMSMNILDCTHYTTVVNTDNLKGIGPLDWVYGIKLSYSMPDTGCERCSQSGGTCGFDTETGGMLCLCSSSTNATRECAAGSITAGVGSSHSPWRLFHVLVVLVLGVIVIL; from the exons atggtttttgaAATACAATTAGTAAAGACAATGGATCCTTTAATGTTGCTGTCGCCACTTACATTCTTCAGTCTCATACTCACAACCTTAACGCTTCAATCACTACCATCCCTTGCTCTCACTTCTTGCAGAACCTCTTGCGGCAGAGTCGACATACGCTACCCATTCGGCGTGGACGATGGCTGCGGGGCACCCCAGTTTCGCGGCATGTTTAACTGCAGCAATGACTTGTTCTTTATAACACCTTCAGGTAGCTACAAAGTGCAACAGATTGActatgaaaagaaaacaatcgAAGTATATGATCCTGCAATGTCTACATGCTCTATTCTCCAGCCTCACCATGACTTTGTCATGTCAGACATACAATCTTCTATGATTCCACCAACTCCAGACACTGTCTTTGCTCTCCTTAATTGCTCTATCGACTCTCCAGTTCTTAACCACTACAAGAATCTCTGTTTCAACTTCTCTGGCCATTCTTGTGATGAGCTTTATGGCTCGTGCAACGCATTCAGAGTGTTCCATTTGCTAACCAACAGTTCTCCGCCGTGCTGTTTTACTGGATATGATACAGTGAGGTACATGAGCATGAATATTTTGGACTGCACACATTATACTACTGTGGTGAATACTGATAATTTGAAGGGTATTGGTCCCTTAGATTGGGTATATGGCATCAAATTGTCGTATAGTATGCCGGATACTGGATGCGAACGGTGCTCGCAGTCTGGCGGTACCTGTGGATTTGACACTGAGACAGGAGGAATGCTCTGTCTTTGCTCTTCTTCCACTAATGCTACTAGAGAATGTG CTGCAGGAAGTATTACAGCTGGGGTTGGAAGCAGCCATTCTCCATGGAGGCTTTTTCATGTACTAGTTGTATTGGTTTTGGGTGTAATTGTGATTTTGTAA
- the LOC8261323 gene encoding uncharacterized protein LOC8261323 isoform X2, whose protein sequence is MVFEIQLVKTMDPLMLLSPLTFFSLILTTLTLQSLPSLALTSCRTSCGRVDIRYPFGVDDGCGAPQFRGMFNCSNDLFFITPSDIQSSMIPPTPDTVFALLNCSIDSPVLNHYKNLCFNFSGHSCDELYGSCNAFRVFHLLTNSSPPCCFTGYDTVRYMSMNILDCTHYTTVVNTDNLKGIGPLDWVYGIKLSYSMPDTGCERCSQSGGTCGFDTETGGMLCLCSSSTNATRECAAGSITAGVGSSHSPWRLFHVLVVLVLGVIVIL, encoded by the exons atggtttttgaAATACAATTAGTAAAGACAATGGATCCTTTAATGTTGCTGTCGCCACTTACATTCTTCAGTCTCATACTCACAACCTTAACGCTTCAATCACTACCATCCCTTGCTCTCACTTCTTGCAGAACCTCTTGCGGCAGAGTCGACATACGCTACCCATTCGGCGTGGACGATGGCTGCGGGGCACCCCAGTTTCGCGGCATGTTTAACTGCAGCAATGACTTGTTCTTTATAACACCTTCAG ACATACAATCTTCTATGATTCCACCAACTCCAGACACTGTCTTTGCTCTCCTTAATTGCTCTATCGACTCTCCAGTTCTTAACCACTACAAGAATCTCTGTTTCAACTTCTCTGGCCATTCTTGTGATGAGCTTTATGGCTCGTGCAACGCATTCAGAGTGTTCCATTTGCTAACCAACAGTTCTCCGCCGTGCTGTTTTACTGGATATGATACAGTGAGGTACATGAGCATGAATATTTTGGACTGCACACATTATACTACTGTGGTGAATACTGATAATTTGAAGGGTATTGGTCCCTTAGATTGGGTATATGGCATCAAATTGTCGTATAGTATGCCGGATACTGGATGCGAACGGTGCTCGCAGTCTGGCGGTACCTGTGGATTTGACACTGAGACAGGAGGAATGCTCTGTCTTTGCTCTTCTTCCACTAATGCTACTAGAGAATGTG CTGCAGGAAGTATTACAGCTGGGGTTGGAAGCAGCCATTCTCCATGGAGGCTTTTTCATGTACTAGTTGTATTGGTTTTGGGTGTAATTGTGATTTTGTAA